In one window of Streptomyces griseus subsp. griseus DNA:
- a CDS encoding helix-turn-helix transcriptional regulator yields MLYGRTTEQERLAQLVAGARAGCSGALLVRGEAGIGKTALLDWLAETASQTDAADATDGRELRILRVTGVEPEADLAFGGLVQLLWPVQDRLNALPEPQAAALRAVLGTGGEQRGPDRFLTGLAVLTVLADLAEDGPLLCLVDDAQWLDQATAEALLFAARRLAAEGVAIVLAGRDDGFTAPGIPELQLSRLNFEDSSRLLADRGRAPALRSQIITESAGNPLALIEFDAARRDQPHQHAPLPVADRVFSAFRSQIGRLPERTRLMMLIAAAEGRGDLPLLLRASELLGVGIGDLEEAERAGLMYVMDGTVTFRHPLIASATYQGSVLARRIAVHRALGEAAADPDCRARHLLAVATGPDQEVALELAAAAGRARGRTAYAAASGLFGHAARITTDDHQRASWLAEAAVLALTAGHAAQADRLAQEADALTDDPAAGAQAASVRAAVVFELGDQSEAAHGLLARVGDAATAETAGLLRTAAAYGWLAGDADAVRAAAGRLAAGGCADPLAEGLDRLCEDDAGHGLPLIARFLAGRLDAPDTREADEQAVRMLTLTCGTILGDDEAALDLASAEVRWCRSQALIGELPYALDILAQNQVLAGRHRDAEAAVTEAEEIARDTGMRQRLVRLGAVRARVAAIEGDAQRVRELADATPAALRTGVDCARVLLDLGLGDFDAALTRLDPPPPGPDRYTWLSLSTAADQVEAAVRLGRPERAEEALRHFENWASAGSGAAEAPWAQAVALRCRALLSDRPEEFTRALLLHEKGGRPFERARTELLYGEWLRRARRRNEARGVLRSALATFERLQAEPWMRRAGAELQAAGEHLVTARMLADNLIDRLTPQELQVVRLAKDGSSSREIAAQLFLSPRTVEHHLYKAYPKLGVGSRQELVLLDLT; encoded by the coding sequence GTGCTGTACGGGCGAACCACCGAACAGGAGCGGCTGGCTCAGCTGGTGGCCGGGGCGCGTGCCGGGTGCAGCGGGGCTCTTCTGGTGCGCGGCGAGGCGGGCATCGGCAAGACCGCACTGCTGGACTGGCTCGCCGAGACAGCTTCCCAGACCGACGCCGCCGACGCGACCGACGGCCGAGAGCTGCGCATCTTACGGGTCACCGGGGTGGAGCCGGAAGCGGATCTGGCCTTCGGCGGCCTCGTCCAGCTGCTGTGGCCGGTGCAGGACCGGCTGAACGCCCTGCCCGAGCCGCAGGCCGCCGCGTTACGCGCGGTGCTCGGCACCGGCGGTGAGCAGCGGGGACCCGACCGCTTCCTGACCGGGCTCGCGGTCCTCACCGTCCTGGCCGACCTCGCCGAGGACGGTCCCCTTCTGTGCCTGGTCGACGACGCCCAGTGGCTGGACCAGGCCACCGCCGAGGCCCTGCTCTTCGCCGCCCGCCGGCTCGCCGCCGAGGGTGTGGCGATCGTGCTGGCCGGCCGGGACGACGGCTTCACCGCCCCCGGCATCCCGGAACTCCAGCTCTCCCGGCTGAACTTCGAGGACTCCTCGCGCCTGCTGGCCGACCGGGGCCGCGCCCCCGCCCTGCGCTCCCAGATCATCACCGAGTCCGCGGGGAACCCGCTGGCCCTCATCGAGTTCGACGCCGCACGGCGTGACCAGCCGCACCAGCATGCCCCCCTGCCCGTCGCGGACCGTGTGTTCTCGGCCTTTCGGTCACAGATCGGCAGACTGCCCGAACGCACCCGGCTGATGATGCTCATCGCGGCGGCCGAGGGGCGGGGCGATCTGCCGCTGCTGCTGCGGGCCTCGGAGCTGCTCGGCGTGGGGATCGGCGATCTGGAGGAGGCCGAGCGGGCGGGCCTGATGTACGTCATGGACGGCACCGTCACCTTCCGGCATCCGCTGATCGCCTCGGCCACGTACCAGGGATCGGTGCTCGCCCGCCGGATCGCCGTGCACCGGGCGCTGGGCGAGGCCGCCGCGGACCCGGACTGCCGCGCCCGCCATCTGCTGGCCGTGGCCACCGGACCCGACCAGGAGGTGGCCCTGGAGCTGGCCGCCGCCGCCGGGCGCGCCCGGGGCCGTACGGCGTACGCGGCGGCCTCCGGCCTGTTCGGCCACGCCGCCCGGATCACCACCGACGACCACCAGCGCGCCTCCTGGCTGGCCGAAGCGGCCGTGCTGGCCCTCACCGCCGGTCACGCCGCGCAGGCGGACCGGCTCGCCCAGGAGGCCGACGCGCTCACGGACGACCCGGCCGCCGGGGCCCAGGCCGCCTCGGTGCGGGCGGCCGTCGTCTTCGAGCTGGGCGACCAGAGCGAGGCGGCCCACGGCCTGCTGGCCCGGGTCGGTGACGCCGCCACCGCGGAGACGGCCGGGCTGCTCCGTACCGCCGCTGCCTACGGCTGGCTGGCCGGTGACGCGGACGCGGTGCGCGCGGCGGCGGGCCGGCTCGCGGCGGGCGGGTGCGCCGATCCGCTGGCCGAGGGTCTCGACCGGCTCTGCGAGGACGACGCCGGGCACGGGCTGCCGCTGATCGCCCGGTTCCTGGCCGGGCGCCTCGACGCGCCCGACACCCGCGAGGCCGACGAGCAGGCCGTCCGGATGCTCACGCTGACCTGCGGCACGATCCTCGGCGACGACGAGGCGGCGCTCGACCTGGCCTCGGCGGAGGTGCGCTGGTGCCGCTCCCAGGCGTTGATCGGTGAACTCCCGTACGCCCTCGACATCCTGGCGCAGAACCAGGTCCTGGCCGGACGCCACCGGGACGCCGAGGCGGCGGTGACCGAGGCGGAGGAGATCGCCCGTGACACCGGGATGCGGCAGCGCCTGGTCCGGCTCGGCGCGGTGCGCGCCCGGGTGGCCGCCATCGAGGGCGACGCGCAGCGCGTACGCGAGCTGGCCGACGCCACACCGGCCGCGCTGCGCACCGGAGTCGACTGCGCACGCGTCCTCCTCGACCTGGGCCTAGGCGACTTCGACGCGGCCCTCACCCGGCTGGACCCGCCGCCGCCCGGCCCCGACCGGTACACCTGGCTCTCCCTCTCCACCGCCGCCGACCAGGTCGAGGCCGCCGTCCGGCTCGGCAGACCGGAGCGCGCCGAGGAGGCGCTGCGCCACTTCGAGAACTGGGCGTCGGCCGGGAGCGGCGCGGCCGAAGCCCCCTGGGCGCAGGCGGTGGCCCTCAGATGCCGGGCGCTCCTCAGCGACCGCCCGGAGGAGTTCACCCGGGCGCTGCTCCTGCACGAGAAGGGCGGCCGGCCCTTCGAGCGCGCCCGTACCGAGCTGCTGTACGGGGAGTGGCTGCGGCGGGCCCGGCGGCGCAACGAGGCCCGTGGCGTGCTGCGTTCGGCGCTGGCCACCTTCGAGCGGCTCCAGGCGGAGCCCTGGATGCGGCGGGCGGGTGCCGAACTCCAGGCCGCCGGGGAGCACTTGGTCACGGCCCGGATGCTGGCCGACAACCTGATCGACCGGCTGACCCCGCAGGAGCTCCAGGTGGTGCGGCTCGCCAAGGACGGCAGCAGCAGCCGGGAGATCGCCGCGCAGCTGTTCCTCAGCCCGCGCACGGTGGAGCACCACCTCTACAAGGCGTACCCGAAGCTCGGGGTGGGCTCGCGGCAGGAACTCGTACTCCTCGATCTGACCTGA
- a CDS encoding MFS transporter, which produces MSESLAGPGTARPADADPSGPDTPRIPTYWLGLMAGPLSFGIAGPALVLDDIARDLSTTTGTVTWGVTAFGWGIAVGTPLMTGLLRHRGARAALSACGALVLLGALLVLTVPALPAVIIGCALQALGTAGLTSIAMSLTNSARSMGFVTASLAVVGSTAPLVGSLANDALNWQATLALPALSLIALLVIIGRVSTRPTSTAAFDGLGAVLLTAVVTALVFVPHYPPVAGVLSVLTIAALVWHLRRRPQGFVPAVVVRSPVFLISSVLAFLLAAVNFGLMFAVPDALSDHTTWSSGKIGVAMVWPLLLGGALSWLVVALSAKVGRQPVIITLVALSAAGVLLASVSTVAILLLLAQALASIAAASGQGVFAVHSTKAVPDEERPAAIGLFNLCYLLGAAFGPAIVSLL; this is translated from the coding sequence ATGAGTGAATCCCTCGCGGGCCCGGGCACCGCGCGTCCGGCGGACGCGGACCCATCCGGACCCGACACCCCGCGCATCCCCACCTACTGGCTGGGGCTGATGGCCGGACCGCTCTCGTTCGGCATCGCCGGACCCGCGCTGGTCCTGGACGACATCGCCCGCGACCTGTCCACCACCACCGGAACCGTCACCTGGGGCGTCACCGCCTTCGGCTGGGGCATCGCGGTGGGCACCCCCCTGATGACCGGGCTGCTGCGCCACCGGGGCGCCCGGGCCGCGCTCAGCGCCTGCGGGGCGCTGGTCCTGCTCGGCGCGCTCCTGGTGCTGACCGTGCCGGCGCTGCCGGCCGTCATCATCGGCTGCGCGCTCCAGGCCCTCGGCACCGCGGGCCTCACCTCCATCGCGATGAGCTTGACGAACTCCGCCCGCTCCATGGGCTTCGTCACCGCCTCCCTCGCGGTGGTCGGCTCCACCGCGCCGCTGGTCGGCTCGCTGGCCAACGACGCCCTCAACTGGCAGGCGACCCTCGCCCTGCCCGCGCTCAGCCTGATCGCGCTGCTCGTCATCATCGGGCGGGTCTCCACCCGGCCGACCTCGACCGCCGCCTTCGACGGGCTCGGCGCGGTGCTGCTCACCGCCGTGGTCACGGCCCTGGTCTTCGTCCCGCACTACCCGCCGGTCGCCGGGGTCCTCTCCGTACTGACGATCGCGGCCCTGGTGTGGCATCTGCGGCGCAGGCCGCAGGGGTTCGTCCCGGCGGTGGTGGTACGCAGCCCCGTCTTCCTGATCTCCTCGGTGCTGGCGTTCCTGCTCGCGGCGGTCAACTTCGGGCTGATGTTCGCGGTGCCGGACGCGCTGTCGGACCACACGACGTGGTCCAGCGGCAAGATCGGCGTGGCGATGGTGTGGCCGCTGCTGCTGGGCGGTGCGCTCTCCTGGCTGGTGGTGGCCCTCTCGGCGAAGGTGGGCCGGCAGCCGGTCATCATCACCCTGGTCGCCCTGAGCGCCGCCGGGGTGCTGCTCGCCTCGGTGAGCACCGTCGCGATCCTGCTCCTGCTGGCGCAGGCCCTCGCCTCGATCGCGGCCGCCTCCGGACAGGGCGTCTTCGCGGTGCACTCCACCAAGGCGGTGCCCGACGAGGAACGCCCGGCGGCGATCGGGCTGTTCAACCTCTGCTATCTGCTCGGCGCGGCCTTCGGACCGGCGATCGTCTCGCTGCTCTAG
- a CDS encoding arylamine N-acetyltransferase family protein: MYATGLPVDVDRSPEWGADRLDLDAYLLRIGYEGARDDSLKTLQQLHRAHMSTICFENVDIAVGRTVSLDMAELERKLVRSGRGGYCYENNLLFAAVLDRFGFPVIRMLSRIREGDTRRRFRSHTSLLVRTGDEPETVWLADPGYGYAGLIEPIPLREGARSTVAGWSWELGVDDDHWVLRSRTREGGWTDLYAFRPERQYEVDYQAAHYVSSTRPGSPFVNRLVAQRGSETVRHRLRNDVLITDHPDGRTERAVLGPEQVVAALREKFGLTLTDEDVSLLLGFLHRGDDGPAS, encoded by the coding sequence ATGTACGCCACCGGGCTGCCCGTCGACGTCGACCGCTCGCCCGAGTGGGGAGCGGACCGACTCGACCTCGACGCCTACCTGCTGCGGATCGGCTACGAAGGCGCCCGGGACGACTCGCTGAAGACCCTTCAGCAGCTGCACCGGGCGCACATGAGCACCATCTGTTTCGAGAACGTCGACATCGCGGTGGGCCGCACGGTCTCCCTCGACATGGCCGAGCTGGAGCGGAAACTGGTCCGCTCCGGACGCGGCGGCTACTGCTACGAGAACAACCTGCTGTTCGCCGCCGTACTCGACCGCTTCGGCTTCCCCGTGATCCGGATGCTCTCGCGCATCCGGGAGGGCGACACCAGGCGCCGCTTCCGCTCGCACACCTCCCTGCTGGTCAGGACGGGGGACGAGCCGGAGACGGTGTGGCTGGCCGACCCCGGCTACGGCTACGCCGGGCTCATCGAGCCGATCCCGCTGCGCGAGGGCGCCCGGTCCACCGTGGCGGGCTGGAGCTGGGAACTGGGCGTCGACGACGACCACTGGGTGCTGCGGTCGCGGACCCGTGAGGGCGGCTGGACGGATCTGTACGCCTTCCGGCCGGAGCGCCAGTACGAGGTCGACTACCAGGCGGCCCACTACGTCAGCTCCACCCGGCCCGGCTCCCCGTTCGTCAACCGGCTGGTGGCGCAGCGGGGTTCGGAGACCGTACGGCACCGGCTGCGCAACGACGTCCTGATCACCGACCATCCGGACGGGCGCACCGAGCGTGCGGTGCTCGGCCCGGAGCAGGTGGTGGCCGCGCTGCGGGAGAAGTTCGGCCTCACCCTCACGGACGAGGACGTCTCGCTGCTCCTGGGGTTCCTGCACCGGGGGGACGACGGCCCCGCCTCCTGA